In one Desulfoferula mesophila genomic region, the following are encoded:
- a CDS encoding TRAP transporter permease — protein MTRNIEIILNLLCAGMALFAVVVAAIGVFDMVVVSGLTVLVALLICFLRLEHDPDKKSPHQILLALHFLLGLFLIYIFWEWGVVMFEQEVNIITISPGQSALGWVAIALTCYLSYRYFGIPMLLVVLASGAYLLLPPTLLGAGVGWRHAVENLWFSTDGVFGRPVEVVSRTVLVFIVFGAVLQRSGAGEVLLKIALAATGRFAGGPAHAAVTASALFGSLSGTAVANVVSTGVFTIPIIKKVGFKPSFAGGVEAAASTGGQIMPPVMGVVAFLMADITGIPYLKIIVAALIPSLMYYSSLFVVVFIEAKRMGIEALPKNERIKLTRDDMVKSLALVVPLGVIIAVLITGRTAQNAGFYALISAFVFSLVLFPEFRRPEKWWRALVDSGKTCAVLMIIVSAIGFVIGVINMTGIGLMFAEAVLSVASSNIWLALVFVMLSCLVMGMGVPTGAAYLMIAIVLGPVLHKLGLSLMAAHLFVVYFGVLSVVTPPVALAAFAAAPIAEANPMETGFQATRLAIAGFIIPYLFAFHPDILLVVGDLSLIGLAWALCIFVLSTWGIATALGGWEWNKLPIWQRALRLLAAILLIVPGVASGLMGGGLLAMCLLLNVQAIRRLRQPSMQS, from the coding sequence TTGACTCGTAACATTGAAATCATCTTGAATCTGTTGTGCGCGGGAATGGCCTTGTTCGCGGTCGTGGTGGCTGCCATCGGTGTTTTCGACATGGTGGTGGTCTCCGGACTGACCGTGCTTGTGGCCCTGCTTATCTGCTTTCTGCGCCTGGAGCATGATCCAGACAAAAAGTCACCCCACCAGATCCTTCTAGCCCTGCATTTCCTGCTCGGGCTGTTTTTGATCTACATTTTCTGGGAGTGGGGCGTGGTGATGTTCGAGCAGGAGGTGAACATCATCACCATCAGTCCGGGGCAAAGCGCCCTGGGCTGGGTGGCCATCGCCTTGACTTGCTATCTTTCCTACCGATACTTCGGCATCCCCATGCTGCTGGTGGTGCTGGCCTCGGGCGCTTATCTGCTTCTGCCGCCCACCCTGTTGGGGGCCGGCGTGGGCTGGCGACACGCGGTGGAAAACCTGTGGTTCTCCACGGACGGGGTCTTCGGCCGGCCGGTGGAGGTGGTAAGCCGCACCGTGCTGGTGTTCATCGTTTTCGGCGCGGTCTTGCAGCGCTCCGGCGCGGGCGAGGTGTTGCTTAAAATCGCCCTGGCCGCCACGGGCCGCTTTGCCGGCGGGCCCGCCCACGCCGCCGTGACCGCCTCGGCCCTGTTCGGCTCCCTTTCGGGCACCGCGGTGGCCAACGTGGTCTCCACCGGGGTGTTCACCATCCCCATCATCAAAAAGGTCGGATTCAAGCCCAGCTTCGCGGGCGGAGTGGAGGCGGCGGCTTCCACCGGAGGGCAGATCATGCCTCCGGTCATGGGAGTGGTGGCCTTTCTCATGGCCGACATCACCGGCATCCCCTATCTGAAGATCATCGTGGCCGCCCTTATCCCCTCGCTCATGTACTACTCTTCGTTGTTCGTGGTGGTGTTCATCGAGGCCAAGCGCATGGGGATCGAGGCGTTGCCCAAGAACGAGCGGATCAAGCTGACCCGCGACGACATGGTCAAAAGCCTGGCCCTGGTGGTGCCCCTGGGGGTGATCATCGCGGTGCTCATCACGGGCCGCACCGCCCAGAACGCAGGGTTCTACGCCCTGATCAGCGCCTTCGTGTTCAGCCTGGTGCTGTTCCCGGAATTCCGGCGCCCCGAAAAATGGTGGCGCGCCCTGGTGGATTCCGGCAAGACCTGCGCCGTTTTGATGATTATCGTCAGCGCCATCGGCTTCGTCATCGGGGTGATCAACATGACCGGCATCGGCCTCATGTTCGCCGAGGCGGTGCTGTCGGTGGCCTCCAGCAACATTTGGCTGGCCCTGGTGTTCGTCATGCTCTCCTGCCTGGTCATGGGCATGGGGGTGCCCACCGGCGCGGCCTACCTGATGATCGCCATCGTGCTGGGCCCGGTGTTGCACAAGCTGGGGCTCTCGTTGATGGCGGCCCATTTGTTCGTGGTGTATTTCGGGGTGCTCAGCGTGGTCACCCCGCCGGTGGCCCTGGCGGCCTTCGCCGCCGCGCCCATCGCGGAGGCCAACCCCATGGAGACCGGCTTCCAGGCCACCCGCCTGGCCATCGCCGGGTTCATCATCCCCTATCTGTTCGCCTTCCATCCCGACATCCTGTTGGTGGTCGGCGACCTCAGCCTGATCGGCCTGGCCTGGGCCCTGTGCATTTTCGTGTTGTCAACCTGGGGCATCGCCACCGCTCTGGGAGGCTGGGAGTGGAACAAGCTGCCTATATGGCAACGCGCCCTGCGCTTGCTGGCGGCTATATTGCTGATCGTCCCCGGCGTGGCCTCCGGCCTCATGGGCGGAGGGCTGCTGGCGATGTGTCTGTTGCTGAACGTGCAGGCTATTCGTAGGCTGCGTCAACCATCAATGCAATCCTGA
- a CDS encoding sodium:solute symporter family protein, translating to MDHAILGASLLAVLLVGLWAGRGVTKLEHFSVAGREFGAWVVFATLSASFIGGGFTMGNAEKVFLVGIVNIFALWGFSLKEVLVATVIAPRMQRFPDAISVGGIMGQAYGKPGRMVTGVFGVMLCAGIMGAQVGAMGYVFNLFLGLDYLVGILIGCSIAIAYSTVGGMRAVVFTDILQFLILGVGIPLTLFLGLDLAGGWRAVADKVPADHLTLLGEMGPWAFISLFLTFLLGETLVPPYVQRLMIGRSAGHTARGTLWSGLFSVPFFAISGAIGLVALTMAPDLDPNLALPYLVQQALPVGLRGLVVAGIIAVVMSSADSFLNGAAVCLTSDVVLPAMRNPLSERGQLRLAKGANLITGILAIVFAISIKSVLGILLYAYNFWAPVILPPLVAAFFGTRAGAGVFLAAAAAGLGGTVLWNVGLGAPGGVDGLIIGVGCNALVFWLGKFLSRAPA from the coding sequence ATAGACCATGCGATCCTGGGGGCCAGCCTGCTGGCCGTGTTGCTGGTGGGCCTGTGGGCCGGACGCGGCGTCACCAAGCTGGAGCACTTTTCGGTGGCCGGGCGGGAGTTCGGGGCCTGGGTGGTCTTCGCCACCCTGTCCGCCTCCTTCATCGGCGGCGGCTTCACCATGGGCAACGCCGAGAAGGTGTTCCTGGTGGGCATCGTCAACATCTTCGCCCTGTGGGGCTTCAGCCTCAAGGAGGTGCTGGTGGCCACGGTGATCGCGCCGCGCATGCAGCGCTTCCCCGATGCCATCAGCGTGGGCGGCATCATGGGGCAGGCCTACGGCAAACCCGGCCGCATGGTCACCGGCGTTTTCGGGGTGATGCTCTGCGCGGGGATCATGGGGGCCCAGGTGGGGGCCATGGGCTACGTGTTCAACCTCTTTTTGGGGCTGGACTACCTGGTGGGCATCCTCATCGGCTGCAGCATCGCCATCGCCTATTCCACGGTGGGCGGCATGCGGGCGGTGGTCTTCACCGACATCCTGCAGTTTTTGATCCTGGGGGTGGGCATACCCCTGACCTTGTTCCTGGGGCTGGACCTGGCCGGCGGGTGGCGGGCGGTGGCCGACAAGGTCCCGGCGGACCACCTGACCCTGCTGGGCGAGATGGGGCCCTGGGCCTTCATCTCCCTGTTCCTCACCTTTCTCCTGGGCGAGACCCTGGTGCCGCCTTACGTGCAGCGCCTGATGATCGGGCGCAGCGCAGGCCATACCGCCCGGGGCACCCTGTGGTCCGGCCTGTTCTCGGTGCCCTTTTTCGCCATATCCGGGGCCATCGGCCTGGTGGCTCTGACCATGGCCCCGGACCTGGATCCCAACCTGGCCTTGCCCTATCTGGTGCAACAGGCCCTGCCCGTGGGGCTCCGGGGCCTGGTAGTGGCGGGCATCATCGCGGTGGTGATGTCCTCGGCCGACTCCTTTCTCAACGGCGCGGCGGTGTGCCTGACCAGCGACGTGGTGCTGCCGGCCATGCGCAATCCCCTGAGCGAGCGGGGACAGCTTCGGCTGGCCAAGGGAGCCAACCTCATCACCGGCATCCTGGCCATCGTCTTCGCCATCAGCATCAAGAGCGTGCTGGGCATCCTGCTCTATGCCTACAACTTTTGGGCTCCGGTGATCCTGCCGCCCCTGGTGGCCGCCTTTTTCGGCACCCGGGCCGGGGCGGGGGTGTTTTTGGCTGCCGCCGCGGCGGGCCTGGGGGGCACGGTGCTGTGGAACGTGGGTCTGGGCGCGCCCGGCGGCGTGGACGGCCTTATCATCGGGGTGGGCTGCAACGCCCTGGTGTTTTGGCTGGGCAAGTTCCTGAGCCGCGCTCCGGCCTAG
- a CDS encoding FadR/GntR family transcriptional regulator: MPFTRIDKSRRFLQVSHQLRQSIFRGEYQPGQRLPNERELAETFGTSRIIVREAIWDLKKSGLVEVKRGAHGGAFVQEMSHDAVTSVMRDMASLGKVRPAHIVEVRLLIEPTVAALAAQRADEDDLDRLRQYLALVPTKGTPDYVRWQIGFHRLVAQASHNPLFAMQVNIFLDFTEDMILSLRQKDRIYHDSVTHSLILEKIVARDPEGARRLFYDHLLQIKPAFDDWEEKFGTNGLVDSQPRLEEQA, from the coding sequence ATGCCCTTCACGCGCATCGACAAATCGCGCCGTTTCCTGCAGGTGTCGCACCAGCTGCGCCAATCCATCTTTCGCGGGGAATACCAGCCCGGTCAGCGGCTGCCCAACGAAAGGGAGTTGGCCGAGACCTTCGGCACCTCGCGCATCATCGTGCGCGAAGCCATCTGGGACCTGAAGAAGTCCGGCCTGGTGGAGGTGAAGCGGGGGGCCCATGGCGGGGCTTTCGTGCAGGAGATGAGCCACGACGCGGTGACTTCGGTGATGCGCGACATGGCCAGCCTGGGCAAGGTGCGGCCCGCCCACATCGTGGAGGTGCGCCTGCTCATCGAGCCCACCGTGGCGGCGCTGGCCGCCCAAAGGGCCGACGAGGACGACCTGGACCGGCTGCGCCAATACTTGGCGTTGGTGCCCACAAAGGGCACCCCGGATTATGTGCGCTGGCAGATCGGGTTCCACCGCCTGGTGGCCCAGGCCTCGCACAACCCCCTGTTCGCCATGCAGGTCAACATCTTCCTGGATTTCACCGAGGACATGATCCTGAGCCTCAGGCAAAAGGACCGCATCTACCACGACAGCGTTACGCACTCGCTGATCTTGGAAAAAATCGTGGCGCGCGACCCCGAGGGGGCTCGGCGACTTTTTTACGATCACCTGCTGCAGATCAAGCCGGCCTTTGACGACTGGGAAGAGAAATTCGGCACCAACGGCCTGGTGGATTCGCAGCCCCGTCTCGAGGAGCAAGCATGA
- a CDS encoding arylsulfatase: protein MALMVGLAFLASPAMAAKKPNILLIVSDDTGYGDIGVYGGGEGRGMPTPNLDRMADEGMTFFSFYAQPSCTPGRAAMQTGRIPNRSGMTTVAFQGQGGGLPAAEWTLASVLKTAGYETYFTGKWHLGEADYALPNAQGYDHMKYCLLYHLNAYTYGDPNWFPDMDPKLRAMFDKVTKGALTGDAGQKPKQDWKVNGEYVDTPEKGLVGIPFLDKYVEQAGLEFLEKAAKSDKPFFINVNFMKVHQPNLPAPEFKHKSLSKTKYADSIVELDARIGHLVDKLKALGLDKNTLVFWTTDNGAWQDVYPDAGYTPFRGTKGTVREGGNRVPAIAIMPGKIKAGVRNYDILGGLDFMATFAKLAGIELPSKDREGQPIIFDSHDMTPVLFGTGKSARTTWFYFTENELTPGAVRANNYKAVFNLRGDDGQATGGLAVDTNLGWKGQEKYVATVPQLFDLYQDPQERYDLFMTNWTERTWTMVTFNDAITALMKTYIKYPPRKLQSESYAGPVTLSKYQNFKYIRDSLAKDGFTIPMPTGN, encoded by the coding sequence ATGGCCCTCATGGTGGGCCTGGCCTTTTTGGCCTCGCCGGCCATGGCGGCCAAGAAACCCAACATCCTGTTAATCGTCTCCGATGACACCGGCTATGGTGACATCGGCGTCTATGGTGGCGGCGAGGGCCGCGGCATGCCCACCCCCAACCTGGACCGCATGGCGGACGAGGGCATGACCTTCTTCTCCTTCTACGCCCAGCCCAGCTGCACCCCGGGCCGCGCGGCCATGCAGACCGGGCGCATCCCCAACCGCAGCGGCATGACCACCGTGGCCTTCCAGGGCCAGGGCGGCGGCCTGCCCGCGGCGGAGTGGACCCTGGCCTCGGTGCTCAAGACCGCCGGCTATGAGACCTACTTCACCGGCAAGTGGCACCTGGGCGAGGCGGACTACGCCCTGCCCAACGCCCAGGGCTACGACCACATGAAGTATTGCCTGCTGTACCACCTCAACGCCTACACCTACGGTGATCCCAATTGGTTCCCGGACATGGACCCCAAGCTTAGGGCCATGTTCGACAAGGTGACCAAGGGCGCGCTGACGGGCGACGCCGGCCAGAAGCCCAAGCAGGACTGGAAGGTCAACGGCGAGTACGTGGACACCCCGGAAAAGGGCCTGGTGGGCATTCCCTTCCTGGACAAATATGTTGAGCAGGCGGGCCTGGAGTTCCTGGAGAAGGCGGCCAAGTCCGACAAGCCCTTCTTCATCAACGTGAACTTCATGAAGGTGCACCAGCCCAACCTGCCGGCGCCCGAGTTCAAGCACAAGTCCCTTTCCAAGACCAAGTACGCCGACTCCATCGTGGAGCTAGACGCCCGCATCGGCCACCTCGTGGACAAGCTGAAGGCCCTGGGCCTGGACAAGAACACCCTGGTCTTCTGGACTACCGACAACGGCGCCTGGCAGGACGTGTATCCCGACGCGGGCTACACCCCCTTCCGGGGAACCAAGGGCACGGTGCGTGAGGGCGGCAATCGGGTGCCGGCCATCGCGATCATGCCCGGCAAGATCAAGGCCGGGGTGCGCAACTACGACATCCTGGGCGGCCTGGACTTCATGGCCACCTTCGCCAAGCTGGCGGGCATCGAGCTGCCCAGCAAGGACCGCGAGGGCCAGCCCATCATCTTCGACAGCCACGATATGACCCCGGTGCTGTTCGGCACCGGCAAGTCGGCCCGCACCACCTGGTTCTACTTCACCGAGAACGAGCTGACCCCCGGCGCGGTGCGCGCGAACAACTACAAGGCCGTGTTCAACCTGCGCGGCGACGACGGACAGGCCACCGGCGGCCTGGCGGTGGACACCAACCTGGGCTGGAAGGGCCAGGAGAAGTACGTGGCCACGGTTCCCCAGTTGTTCGACCTGTACCAGGACCCCCAGGAGCGTTACGACCTGTTCATGACCAACTGGACCGAGCGCACCTGGACCATGGTGACCTTCAACGATGCGATTACCGCGTTGATGAAGACCTACATCAAGTACCCCCCGCGCAAGCTGCAGAGCGAGAGTTACGCCGGTCCCGTAACCCTGAGCAAGTACCAGAACTTCAAGTACATCCGCGATTCGTTGGCCAAGGACGGGTTCACCATCCCCATGCCTACGGGCAACTAA
- a CDS encoding TAXI family TRAP transporter solute-binding subunit, whose product MSRKNLSRALLTGALLLTLAIPAQAAKTLKMATIAPGSSAYLTMTTMATMINQAQDQLQIKVDATGAATKHMIDVAKGKIDLCMTNPNIYAFMKNQKAMYKKLKDAPALAKDLRLLFWFPYGQYHFVTYADAGIKQLKDMKGKRVFLGPPGGGAWAAAREWVAAVTGMEPNKDFDNVKGSWSSAFQGFQDRQFDVYVAGGIAPFPTVEQLSLTNKLHLLGLTKAEYDANPAAIKVTTKTGRELGIIPAGIYGKGVDNTTDVYTLGSIVGVCVNQKMDEATAYEVVKLFWEQAKKNTKTHPWLKHLTMQYAVRAGGMQLHPGAAKYYKEQGIKIPAGSE is encoded by the coding sequence ATGAGCAGGAAAAACCTATCGCGAGCGTTGTTAACCGGAGCCTTGCTCCTGACCCTGGCCATCCCGGCCCAGGCGGCCAAAACCCTCAAGATGGCCACCATCGCCCCGGGATCGTCGGCCTATCTGACCATGACCACCATGGCCACCATGATCAACCAGGCCCAGGACCAGTTGCAGATCAAGGTGGACGCCACCGGCGCGGCCACCAAGCACATGATCGACGTGGCCAAGGGCAAAATCGATCTATGCATGACCAACCCCAACATCTACGCCTTCATGAAGAACCAGAAGGCCATGTACAAAAAGCTCAAGGACGCCCCGGCCCTGGCCAAGGACTTGCGCCTGCTTTTCTGGTTCCCCTACGGTCAATACCACTTCGTGACCTATGCCGACGCGGGCATCAAGCAGCTCAAGGACATGAAGGGCAAGCGGGTTTTCCTGGGCCCCCCCGGCGGCGGCGCCTGGGCCGCGGCGCGTGAATGGGTGGCCGCCGTTACCGGCATGGAGCCCAACAAGGATTTCGACAACGTCAAGGGTTCCTGGTCCTCGGCCTTCCAGGGCTTCCAGGACCGCCAGTTCGACGTGTACGTGGCCGGAGGCATCGCGCCCTTCCCCACGGTGGAGCAGCTTTCCCTCACCAACAAGCTGCACCTGCTGGGCCTGACCAAGGCCGAGTATGACGCCAACCCGGCGGCCATCAAGGTGACCACCAAGACGGGCCGCGAGTTGGGCATCATCCCCGCGGGCATCTACGGCAAGGGAGTGGACAACACCACGGACGTCTACACCCTGGGCTCCATCGTGGGCGTTTGTGTGAACCAGAAGATGGACGAAGCCACCGCCTACGAAGTCGTCAAGCTGTTCTGGGAACAGGCCAAGAAGAACACCAAGACCCACCCCTGGCTCAAGCACTTGACCATGCAATACGCGGTGCGCGCCGGCGGCATGCAGCTGCATCCCGGCGCGGCCAAGTATTACAAGGAGCAGGGGATCAAGATTCCCGCCGGATCCGAATAG
- a CDS encoding LysR family transcriptional regulator, protein MDSLKSLYYALALDQHRNFTAAARDLGISQPALSRAIQKLEKDLGVPLFDRKKTEVTPTPFGETYLGRAANILGQLQEAERELHMMRGMKIGTLRVGFGPVYVASLAGPAVGRFVADYPQIKLRISTGGWTGLTQRMQSGELDLYVGETSALEDCAEYKVIPLSTQSGVFFCRPDHPLLETAPARVEDLAAYPLATLQLPTRAKIFLQDMVQVEKSAEGVVVARPAIECEDLFLTKMVVANSLAVGLATQNVLRSDFEAGTLRELTVRGNRLATQGGVVVRRGVTISPSAQAFINYLSESDRQLGR, encoded by the coding sequence ATGGACAGTTTAAAATCCTTGTACTACGCCCTGGCCCTGGATCAGCACCGTAATTTCACGGCGGCCGCCCGCGATCTGGGAATCTCGCAGCCCGCCTTGTCCCGGGCCATACAAAAGCTGGAAAAAGACCTGGGGGTGCCGCTGTTTGACCGCAAGAAAACGGAAGTCACCCCCACACCCTTTGGCGAGACCTATCTGGGCCGCGCGGCCAACATCTTGGGACAGTTGCAGGAGGCCGAACGGGAGCTCCACATGATGCGCGGCATGAAGATAGGCACCCTGCGCGTGGGGTTCGGGCCGGTTTACGTGGCCAGCCTGGCCGGGCCGGCGGTGGGCCGCTTCGTGGCCGACTATCCCCAAATAAAACTGCGCATAAGCACCGGGGGGTGGACCGGCTTGACCCAAAGGATGCAATCCGGTGAGCTGGATTTGTATGTGGGCGAAACCTCCGCCCTGGAGGATTGTGCCGAGTACAAGGTAATTCCCTTGAGCACCCAATCGGGGGTGTTTTTTTGTCGCCCGGACCACCCCCTGCTGGAGACGGCCCCGGCGCGGGTCGAGGATTTGGCCGCCTATCCCCTGGCCACCCTGCAGCTACCCACGCGCGCGAAGATTTTTTTGCAAGACATGGTGCAAGTGGAAAAGTCGGCCGAAGGTGTCGTGGTCGCCAGACCGGCGATAGAGTGCGAAGATCTCTTCCTGACCAAAATGGTGGTGGCCAACAGCCTGGCCGTCGGACTGGCCACCCAAAATGTCTTGCGCTCCGATTTCGAGGCCGGGACCTTGCGGGAGCTGACGGTGCGGGGGAATCGCCTGGCCACCCAGGGAGGGGTGGTTGTCCGCAGGGGAGTCACCATTTCTCCCTCGGCTCAAGCCTTCATCAACTACCTATCGGAGAGTGACCGCCAGTTAGGCAGATAA
- a CDS encoding aryl-sulfate sulfotransferase, with amino-acid sequence MTYPSIYPTGTTIYDPSRCWSGYTVFQAKELGALLIDMNGAEVKLWKGLHGLPNKILPGGYVLGSTGERNTKYGMQDYQDVVQVDWDGKVVWRFNEHEYIEDPGEQPQWMARHHHDFQREGNPVGYYAPGLEPQPLSGNTLVLVHKNAHNPNISDKLLLDDAFVEVDWDGQIVWEWVLNEHFDEFEWSEEARNILSRDPNLRNCGGDWMHVNSMSALGPNKWFDAGDARFHPDNLIWSAREANIIGITDKSSGKVVWHIGPDYAASPALKKLGWIIGKHHAHLIPRGLPGEGHLLVFDNGGWAGYGAPNPGAPKGTKNALRDYSRVLEIDPVSLKIVWQYTPAEAGYRMPMDANRFYSPFVSSAQRLPNGNTLITEGSGGRIIEVTAEHQIVWEYISPHFGTSSRFNMVYRAYRLPYEWVPQLDAPRETPVEPVDVAAFRMPGAAEPGAREVTEVAGVKPYQRTEALCVVSSADLVKD; translated from the coding sequence ATGACTTATCCGAGCATCTACCCCACGGGCACGACCATTTATGATCCCTCCCGCTGCTGGAGCGGCTACACCGTATTCCAGGCCAAGGAACTGGGCGCCTTGCTCATCGACATGAACGGGGCCGAGGTCAAGTTGTGGAAGGGCCTGCACGGCCTGCCCAACAAAATCCTGCCCGGCGGTTACGTCCTGGGCTCCACCGGCGAGCGCAACACCAAGTACGGCATGCAGGACTACCAGGACGTGGTGCAGGTGGACTGGGACGGCAAGGTGGTCTGGCGCTTCAACGAGCACGAATACATCGAAGACCCCGGCGAACAGCCGCAATGGATGGCCCGCCACCACCATGATTTCCAGCGCGAGGGCAACCCGGTGGGCTATTACGCCCCGGGCCTGGAGCCCCAGCCCCTTAGCGGCAACACCCTGGTGTTGGTCCACAAGAACGCGCACAACCCGAATATCTCGGACAAGCTGCTATTGGACGACGCCTTCGTGGAGGTGGATTGGGACGGCCAGATCGTGTGGGAGTGGGTCTTGAACGAGCACTTCGACGAGTTCGAATGGAGCGAGGAGGCCCGCAACATCCTGAGCCGCGACCCCAACCTGCGCAACTGCGGCGGCGACTGGATGCACGTCAACTCCATGTCCGCCCTGGGGCCCAACAAGTGGTTCGACGCCGGCGACGCCCGCTTCCACCCGGACAACCTCATCTGGTCCGCCCGCGAGGCCAACATCATCGGCATCACCGACAAGAGCTCCGGCAAGGTCGTCTGGCACATCGGGCCCGACTACGCCGCCAGCCCGGCGCTCAAGAAGCTGGGCTGGATCATCGGCAAGCACCACGCCCACCTGATCCCCCGCGGCCTGCCCGGCGAGGGCCATTTGCTGGTTTTCGACAACGGCGGCTGGGCCGGCTACGGCGCCCCCAACCCCGGCGCCCCCAAGGGCACCAAGAACGCCCTGCGCGACTACTCCCGCGTGTTGGAGATCGACCCCGTCAGCCTGAAAATCGTCTGGCAATACACTCCGGCCGAGGCCGGCTACCGCATGCCCATGGACGCCAACCGCTTCTACAGCCCCTTTGTGAGCAGCGCCCAGCGCCTGCCCAACGGCAACACCCTCATCACCGAGGGCAGCGGCGGCCGGATCATCGAGGTGACCGCTGAACACCAGATCGTCTGGGAGTACATCAGTCCCCACTTCGGCACCTCCAGCCGCTTCAACATGGTTTACCGGGCCTACCGCCTGCCCTACGAGTGGGTGCCCCAGCTGGACGCCCCCCGCGAGACCCCGGTGGAGCCGGTGGACGTGGCCGCCTTCCGCATGCCCGGCGCCGCCGAGCCCGGCGCCAGGGAGGTCACCGAGGTGGCCGGCGTCAAGCCCTACCAGCGCACCGAAGCCCTGTGCGTGGTGAGCAGCGCGGACCTGGTCAAGGATTAG
- a CDS encoding DUF2238 domain-containing protein gives MDRTDKFNLFYLVSFLALLAWSGFRPYDRFTWLLEVLPALMALAALAITYRRFRLTRLVYLLIWLHAIILLIGGHYTYARVPLFDWLSQALDLGRNNYDKLGHFAQGFVPAMVTREVLLRGHVVTRRGWLSFLVVSVCLAISAFYELIEWWTAELTGTAAEDFLGTQGYVWDTQSDMALCLLGSILALVCLTRLHQRQIDALP, from the coding sequence ATGGACCGCACCGACAAGTTCAACCTGTTCTACCTGGTCAGCTTCCTGGCCCTGCTGGCCTGGTCGGGCTTTAGGCCCTACGACCGCTTCACCTGGCTCTTGGAGGTGCTGCCCGCGCTAATGGCCCTGGCCGCCCTGGCCATCACCTATCGCCGCTTTCGCCTCACCCGCCTGGTGTACCTGCTCATCTGGCTGCACGCCATCATCCTGCTCATCGGCGGGCACTACACCTATGCCCGGGTGCCCCTGTTCGACTGGCTCAGCCAGGCGCTGGACCTGGGGCGCAACAACTACGACAAGCTGGGCCACTTCGCCCAGGGCTTCGTGCCGGCCATGGTCACCCGGGAGGTGCTGTTGCGGGGCCACGTGGTCACCCGGCGGGGCTGGCTGAGTTTTCTGGTGGTAAGCGTGTGCCTGGCCATCAGCGCTTTTTACGAGCTCATCGAGTGGTGGACCGCGGAGCTCACCGGTACGGCGGCGGAGGACTTCCTGGGCACCCAGGGCTACGTGTGGGACACCCAGAGCGACATGGCCCTGTGCCTGCTGGGCTCCATCCTGGCCTTGGTCTGCCTTACCCGCCTGCACCAGCGCCAGATTGACGCCTTGCCCTAG